The Hyphomonas sediminis genome contains a region encoding:
- a CDS encoding aspartate-semialdehyde dehydrogenase, whose amino-acid sequence MQSKFSRSNPPHVGVVGATGLVGSLMRALLEERGFPLASLRLFASARSAGKKVAFRGAEVTVEDVESADVSGLDIVFFSAGGDTSRQHAPRFAAAGAIVIDNSSAWRKDPEVPLVVAEVNAQTLTALPKGIIANPNCTTMAAMPVLKPLHDAWGLKRLFASTYQAASGAGVAGIEELAGQVNAAAAGDFQGLAQKGGAVEFPAPSKWQVPLAFNVVPLNYVLGPDGYTDEEAKLRDESRKILGVPGLLVSGTCVRVPVMTGHSIALHAEFERPVSAEEAVKLLSGAPGVELDDVPNPLAITGRDPVVVGRIRKDAAFENGLAMFVVSDNLRKGAALNAVQIAEVLLG is encoded by the coding sequence ATGCAATCCAAATTCTCACGATCTAACCCGCCCCATGTCGGTGTTGTCGGCGCGACCGGCCTTGTCGGCAGCCTCATGCGAGCGCTGCTCGAAGAGCGCGGCTTCCCGCTCGCGTCCCTCCGGCTGTTTGCATCCGCCCGTTCGGCGGGAAAGAAAGTGGCGTTTCGCGGCGCGGAAGTGACCGTCGAAGATGTTGAGAGCGCCGACGTGTCAGGGCTGGACATTGTGTTCTTCTCTGCGGGCGGTGACACGTCGCGTCAGCACGCGCCGCGCTTTGCGGCCGCGGGCGCAATCGTCATCGACAACTCGTCTGCCTGGCGGAAGGATCCTGAAGTTCCGTTGGTGGTGGCGGAAGTTAATGCGCAGACGCTGACCGCGCTGCCCAAGGGGATTATCGCCAATCCGAACTGCACAACCATGGCAGCCATGCCTGTGCTGAAGCCCCTGCATGATGCCTGGGGCCTGAAGCGCCTGTTTGCCAGCACGTATCAGGCCGCCTCCGGCGCCGGTGTTGCGGGAATCGAAGAGCTGGCCGGGCAGGTGAATGCGGCTGCTGCGGGTGATTTCCAGGGGCTGGCCCAGAAGGGCGGCGCTGTCGAATTTCCTGCACCCTCAAAATGGCAGGTGCCGCTCGCGTTCAACGTTGTGCCGCTGAACTATGTGCTCGGGCCGGACGGTTACACGGATGAAGAAGCAAAGCTGCGCGACGAAAGCCGGAAGATCCTCGGCGTTCCCGGCCTGCTGGTGTCGGGCACCTGCGTCCGCGTGCCTGTGATGACGGGCCACAGCATTGCCCTGCATGCCGAGTTTGAGCGGCCGGTATCGGCCGAGGAGGCCGTAAAGCTGCTTTCCGGCGCGCCGGGCGTTGAGCTTGATGATGTGCCCAACCCGCTGGCGATCACGGGCCGCGATCCTGTGGTTGTTGGGCGCATTCGCAAGGACGCGGCCTTTGAAAACGGCCTTGCCATGTTTGTGGTAAGCGACAATCTCCGTAAGGGCGCTGCGCTGAACGCGGTTCAGATCGCAGAAGTTCTGCTGGGCTGA
- a CDS encoding MaoC family dehydratase: MKYYEDLVVGTVSRSSMTYKVTREEVIDFASKYDPQPFHLDDDAAAKTHFGRLSASGWHTGAMTMRMMVEGWKHQEPTASLGSPGIDELRWVKPVYPGDELTVEMELIFKRRMKSRRDMGISKSRQTVYNQNGEVVMTMVSNGLIQVRDPEADTE, from the coding sequence ATGAAATACTATGAGGATCTGGTTGTCGGCACAGTGAGCCGCTCGTCCATGACCTACAAGGTTACACGCGAAGAGGTCATCGACTTTGCCTCCAAGTATGATCCCCAACCCTTCCATCTGGACGACGACGCAGCGGCGAAAACCCATTTCGGGCGCCTGTCGGCCTCTGGCTGGCATACAGGCGCCATGACGATGCGGATGATGGTGGAAGGCTGGAAACATCAGGAGCCGACTGCAAGTCTGGGGTCGCCCGGCATTGACGAGTTGCGCTGGGTGAAACCGGTTTATCCGGGCGATGAACTGACCGTTGAAATGGAGCTGATCTTCAAGCGCCGGATGAAAAGCCGCCGTGATATGGGCATCTCAAAGTCCCGGCAGACGGTTTATAATCAGAATGGCGAGGTCGTGATGACGATGGTCTCCAATGGGCTCATCCAGGTTCGCGATCCCGAAGCCGATACCGAGTGA
- a CDS encoding acetyl-CoA C-acetyltransferase — protein sequence MATAYIVAAKRTAGGRKGGALADWHPGDLGAQVLNAIVAETGVDPKAIEDVIMGCVSQAGEQAGQIGRTAVLASNLPNSVPAVTIDRQCGSSQQSIQFAAQAVMSGTQDLVIAAGVESMSRCPMGINARAGKVFDIPTDPTPQSVKEKFGIKHFNQFTGAEMIAKKYGYTKEQLDTFSVESHRRAAAATKAGAFAKELVVIKGRNGEGAEVMHDKDEGIRYDASMEAMASLKILMEDGVMSAANASQICDGSSAVMIASEAALKTHNLTPLARIHNVTVTAGDPVIMLEEPLFATDRALQRAGMKIGDIDLYEVNEAFAPVPIAWLQHTGADPSKLNVNGGAISLGHPLGASGTKLMATLVHALHARGKKWGLQTMCEGGGVANVTIIEAL from the coding sequence ATGGCGACCGCATATATCGTAGCAGCAAAACGTACGGCCGGCGGCCGCAAGGGCGGCGCCCTTGCCGACTGGCATCCCGGCGACCTTGGCGCCCAGGTGCTCAACGCCATCGTGGCTGAGACCGGCGTCGACCCGAAGGCAATTGAAGACGTAATCATGGGCTGCGTCTCGCAAGCCGGTGAGCAGGCTGGTCAGATCGGCCGCACAGCCGTTCTCGCGTCGAACCTGCCCAACTCGGTGCCCGCCGTCACCATCGACCGCCAGTGTGGCTCGTCCCAGCAATCGATCCAGTTCGCGGCCCAGGCCGTCATGTCCGGCACGCAGGATCTCGTGATCGCCGCCGGCGTCGAAAGCATGTCGCGCTGCCCGATGGGCATCAACGCCCGCGCCGGCAAGGTGTTCGACATCCCGACCGACCCGACCCCGCAATCGGTGAAAGAGAAGTTCGGTATCAAGCACTTCAACCAGTTCACTGGCGCTGAAATGATCGCCAAGAAATATGGCTATACCAAAGAGCAGCTCGATACCTTCTCCGTTGAAAGTCACCGCCGCGCAGCCGCCGCTACCAAAGCCGGCGCCTTCGCCAAGGAACTGGTTGTCATCAAGGGCCGCAACGGCGAAGGCGCCGAAGTGATGCACGATAAGGATGAGGGCATTCGCTACGATGCCAGCATGGAAGCCATGGCAAGCCTCAAGATCCTGATGGAAGACGGCGTCATGTCTGCCGCCAATGCCAGCCAGATCTGCGACGGTTCGTCGGCTGTCATGATCGCTTCCGAAGCGGCCCTGAAAACGCACAACCTCACCCCGCTCGCCCGCATCCACAACGTCACCGTTACTGCTGGCGACCCTGTGATCATGCTGGAAGAGCCGCTGTTTGCGACCGACCGCGCCCTGCAGCGCGCCGGGATGAAGATCGGCGACATCGACCTCTACGAAGTCAACGAAGCCTTCGCCCCTGTTCCGATCGCCTGGCTCCAGCACACCGGCGCTGACCCGTCGAAACTGAACGTCAATGGCGGCGCCATCTCGCTGGGTCACCCGCTCGGCGCGTCGGGCACCAAGCTGATGGCGACGCTGGTCCACGCGCTGCACGCCCGCGGCAAGAAGTGGGGCCTGCAGACGATGTGCGAAGGCGGCGGCGTCGCCAACGTCACGATCATCGAAGCGCTCTGA
- a CDS encoding acyl-CoA desaturase: MIPRSIAIPKTWKTFDMPSFFSAFGYPAIGVALFVTMVLLGIFVSQLTFHWWYMLVALAVIAFSVFWCNLGIGPMHRILQHRAGEMKWPAQVLTMINIMIAMQGRLRDWVNYHSQHHRFADQPGDPHNPFESKRWAWVGWILFRDRKDVERPMAGWLKNQPVIMWMDRFYNEISLVIHFVIPAVIYLIVWAAGGSLVLTALLHASVIIGRAIQFHATTYGINVLGHLKTPVWADHMMALLTGGEAFHDHHHDEPQSALHRPRKGIWNRIVDYNGTVLLLLEKIGWVKNLKIAPQFA; encoded by the coding sequence ATGATCCCGCGTTCCATCGCGATCCCGAAGACCTGGAAGACTTTCGACATGCCGAGCTTTTTCTCGGCCTTTGGCTATCCCGCCATCGGGGTGGCCCTTTTTGTGACCATGGTGCTGCTGGGCATCTTCGTTAGCCAGCTGACCTTCCATTGGTGGTACATGCTGGTGGCGCTGGCGGTCATCGCCTTCTCGGTATTCTGGTGCAACCTCGGCATTGGCCCGATGCACCGCATCCTGCAGCACCGCGCCGGCGAGATGAAATGGCCCGCTCAGGTGCTGACCATGATCAACATCATGATCGCCATGCAGGGCCGCCTGCGCGACTGGGTGAACTATCATTCCCAGCACCACCGCTTTGCAGACCAGCCCGGCGACCCGCACAACCCCTTTGAGTCCAAACGCTGGGCCTGGGTTGGCTGGATCCTGTTCCGAGACCGCAAGGATGTTGAGCGCCCGATGGCTGGCTGGCTGAAAAACCAGCCCGTGATCATGTGGATGGACCGCTTCTATAACGAGATCAGCCTGGTCATCCACTTCGTCATTCCGGCGGTGATCTATCTGATCGTCTGGGCGGCGGGCGGATCGCTCGTGCTGACGGCGCTGCTGCACGCCAGCGTCATCATCGGCCGCGCGATCCAGTTTCACGCGACGACCTATGGTATCAATGTGCTTGGCCACCTGAAAACGCCTGTGTGGGCCGATCACATGATGGCGCTGCTGACGGGCGGAGAAGCGTTCCACGACCATCACCATGATGAGCCGCAAAGCGCGCTGCACCGTCCGCGTAAGGGCATCTGGAACCGGATCGTCGACTATAACGGCACGGTGCTGTTGCTGCTGGAAAAGATCGGCTGGGTGAAGAACCTCAAGATCGCGCCGCAATTTGCCTGA
- a CDS encoding vWA domain-containing protein, translating to MTNTQADTTRPALSSHAYILLDRTGSMSSIWEEALGSVNAYADGLAQPAGGTPPGPDDRITLAVFDHQARLQFDVLREAVRAGEWRPVTSAEASPRGMTPLFDAIARMIALAEADNPQRAIIVIMTDGAENASQEVTREGVKAALERVRAKGWEVVFLGAEFAKFSDADAIGVGAGQQMAMSKDGLKRSMRSLAAKSRQYFESAAPAPVAFNEADRAEAGEADVQRRKGS from the coding sequence ATGACCAACACACAAGCTGATACAACGCGCCCGGCACTTTCCAGCCACGCCTATATCCTCCTCGACCGGACAGGCTCCATGTCCTCGATCTGGGAGGAGGCGCTGGGGTCTGTGAACGCCTATGCCGACGGATTGGCCCAACCTGCGGGCGGGACCCCTCCGGGGCCGGACGACAGGATTACGCTTGCCGTGTTCGACCATCAGGCGCGGTTGCAGTTCGATGTTCTGCGGGAAGCTGTGCGGGCCGGCGAGTGGCGGCCTGTGACGAGCGCAGAGGCGAGCCCGCGCGGGATGACGCCGCTATTTGACGCCATTGCCCGGATGATCGCGCTGGCCGAGGCGGATAACCCGCAGCGGGCGATCATCGTCATCATGACCGATGGGGCGGAGAACGCGTCGCAGGAAGTCACCCGGGAAGGCGTCAAGGCGGCGCTGGAGCGGGTGCGCGCGAAAGGCTGGGAGGTGGTTTTCCTGGGCGCGGAGTTTGCCAAGTTCAGCGATGCCGACGCCATTGGCGTAGGCGCCGGACAGCAGATGGCGATGTCCAAGGACGGCCTGAAGCGCTCCATGCGGAGCCTTGCCGCCAAGAGCCGGCAATACTTCGAATCCGCAGCACCCGCGCCGGTGGCTTTCAATGAGGCTGACCGGGCTGAAGCCGGCGAAGCGGACGTCCAGCGGCGCAAGGGCAGCTGA
- a CDS encoding nitroreductase — MEFDDVVRSRRSIRGFQKKPVPKALIREILEIAMRAPTSLNSQPWNFYVVTGEVLDRIRKGNVERNVAGVPDSREFRMGPAYAGVHRDRQVEIAKQLFSAMGIAREDKDARMDWVLRGFRQFDAPVSIVVTYDKDLHGGDIPPFDCGGVVNCLVNAAWNRGLGCVINSQGIMQSPVVRAEAGIPDDQVIQTCVAMGWPDDAFPANAVVSLRKSVDEAATFLGFED; from the coding sequence ATGGAATTTGACGACGTCGTGCGCAGTCGGCGCAGCATTCGCGGCTTCCAGAAGAAGCCTGTTCCCAAAGCGCTGATCCGCGAGATCCTTGAGATCGCGATGCGGGCGCCCACCTCGCTCAACTCGCAACCCTGGAATTTTTATGTGGTGACTGGCGAGGTGCTCGACCGGATCCGCAAGGGTAATGTCGAGCGCAATGTCGCCGGCGTCCCCGACAGCCGGGAGTTCCGCATGGGTCCGGCCTATGCAGGCGTCCACCGCGACCGGCAGGTCGAAATCGCCAAACAGCTCTTCTCGGCGATGGGTATCGCGCGGGAAGACAAGGACGCCCGGATGGACTGGGTGTTGCGCGGTTTCCGCCAGTTCGACGCGCCGGTCTCCATTGTCGTCACCTACGACAAGGACCTGCATGGCGGGGACATTCCGCCCTTTGACTGCGGCGGCGTCGTGAACTGCCTCGTCAACGCCGCCTGGAACCGGGGGCTTGGCTGCGTGATCAACTCTCAGGGCATCATGCAGAGCCCTGTCGTGCGCGCTGAAGCCGGCATTCCAGACGATCAGGTGATCCAGACCTGCGTCGCCATGGGCTGGCCGGACGACGCCTTTCCCGCCAACGCGGTCGTTTCCCTCCGGAAATCCGTCGATGAGGCGGCCACCTTCCTGGGGTTCGAGGACTGA
- a CDS encoding vWA domain-containing protein — protein sequence MKLIHTIAALAAGAALAATASAKVLPVKPKSETVQSYILLDRTGSMSNIWDEALSSVNAYADSFAEDAPGAEIAGDDIKTAVTVAVFDYQDGMQFDILRDKVVPKNWKEVTDDEANPRGMTPLFDAIGKMVARAEADNPEKAVIVIMTDGLENSSREFTRDGAKAALERAEKRGWEVIFLGAEFASFGDAESVGVTASQTMAVGQGRMKDSMDTLAQKARAYGKGAAPSVEFNAEDRAAADEEGVKQRTGNQ from the coding sequence ATGAAACTCATCCATACGATCGCCGCGCTTGCAGCCGGCGCCGCGCTCGCCGCAACGGCTTCGGCAAAAGTACTGCCAGTCAAACCGAAATCGGAGACGGTTCAATCCTACATCCTGCTGGACCGGACCGGGTCCATGTCGAACATCTGGGATGAGGCGCTTTCTTCGGTGAACGCCTATGCAGACAGCTTTGCCGAAGATGCTCCGGGGGCTGAGATTGCAGGGGACGACATCAAGACGGCCGTTACGGTCGCCGTGTTCGATTACCAGGATGGCATGCAGTTCGATATCCTGCGCGACAAGGTCGTGCCGAAGAACTGGAAGGAAGTGACAGACGATGAGGCCAATCCTCGCGGTATGACCCCGCTGTTCGATGCCATCGGCAAGATGGTTGCCCGCGCTGAAGCGGACAATCCGGAGAAAGCGGTTATCGTGATCATGACGGACGGTCTTGAAAACTCCTCGCGCGAATTCACACGGGACGGCGCAAAGGCTGCGCTTGAACGGGCCGAAAAACGCGGCTGGGAGGTGATCTTCCTGGGGGCTGAGTTTGCGAGCTTCGGCGATGCTGAGTCCGTTGGCGTGACCGCTTCCCAGACAATGGCTGTTGGCCAGGGCCGGATGAAAGACTCGATGGATACGCTGGCCCAGAAAGCGCGTGCATACGGCAAGGGCGCCGCCCCGTCGGTTGAGTTCAATGCCGAAGACCGTGCAGCCGCAGATGAAGAAGGCGTGAAACAGCGTACCGGCAACCAATAG